ATAACTATGTCACTGTTTTTCTCTGTCACATCCTTCCCACATGATAGTGGAAACATCACTTTGAACCAGCATTCTGGATGCTCTCCTTTCCCCCACACTCCCACTCCAGCTCTGCTTGCCATTAAGATTTCTTCAGATTTAACACACGCTTATTCTTTCCATTGGCTGCAGAATTTCTACAGTGTTCCTCCAGGTTCTAGACcaaatttaaaaagtgaaagaaaaaaacaccaaaagcCTTCATTGGACAACTCACATCTCTAGCATGATATATTCAGGTCACTCCTTTGGGCTTTTTCTTGccaaaaagaaagctttttcttgctttttctgtctCAGACGGGGTCTCCCCTCCATGTAAAAAGACCAGGCTACCCACACATGCTGTCTGGAGAGAGTAGCCAGTTCTTCAATCACCAAGAAATGTGACCATGAGGAAAGTCCAGAGATCAGTCTCACATCCTGGGAAGGGGACAGGCAAAAAAGAATGGGGAGCTCTTTTAATTCTTGTACACACTAAAAACATCATTGGGTTGTATGCTGATCCTGATGGAAGAGGTTTTGGTGCAGATGACCCTCACAAACCTTTCTTGCAAAAGGAATGGGTGATCTCTCTTCCAGCAGGACTCTGCATGCCCTGTGGTAACACACAGATCTCTCACTCACATCACAAGGTCAGGGCATTGTAGGGTGGAGGGAGAGTGAGCCTGTTTCAGAAGGAGGGGAAATTCCCTATGTGAAGTGATCTAAAACAAGATGAGGATGTTGGGAAAAACATAATTTCCATGTCAATGTGGTAGAATTTGACCTCCCACATCTAGAAGAATGGTAGAAAACAGTTTGCTCTGCTGTGCAATATTATCCTTCAAAACCAAGTTACAGTAACTGCTGTGGACATTCCAGGGTCTGGTAGCTAATGATGATTAAGGCAGTTGCAATCAGACAGTGCTGGGAGAAAATCAAGTGGGAGGCCTGGCCTCTCCACCAGCATTTGCAGACAAGCAATATTAAGCCTTTCCGAAGGGCGCTGTCAGCAAACAGGAGCTTAGGGAGCACTTCAGGTTGGCAGGAGGCAAGCAAGAACATATCCTCCCGTTAGcctttttttgggagggggcGGAGGAGGTATATGCTGCCAAAGGAGCTGGTTTGACAAAATTGAGGCTGGATGCCTCTGTACACCAGTGTAATGGGAAAGCCCTTCTAGAGGCAGGAAATCCTGGAGGCACTCCCCTTAGAGAAGACTTGTGTGCAGGAGATCAAACGGGGACTCCTCCATGCCCGAGTCCCAGAGGAGATAGATATTAAGAGATGATGCTCCTGTGTCCTTTGGTATATTTGCTTGTAGTTGCCATGCCGCCCAGAATTACTGCTTTTTCCTTGAGCCATACCAAGGCAAACGCATTTAGAAAAAGCCTCCCATAGGCTCTCCCTCATCTCCTCTGTCATCCTTGACCCTTTGGGGAACCCTTAGTCTGGCTCCAGCTCTACAGCCCAAAACCTATGTTGACTTCGTGTCAACTTTCCTACAATATGGATTCCTGGCAGCTGAGCTCATTTCACACAGGCGTGTGCATGTGTTCCCAGTTCTGGTGACTGATACCTTCAGTATTCCCCATGACTTCACAAATAGTTTCATACTCTAGCCATGTAACTTACTCCAACATCTCTCATCTCCTTCCCCATGACATTGTGAGAACAcagggattaaaaaaagaaaaaaagtaaaaaagaaggggaaaaaaaaaaaaaaaaagaagagggaaagggaacagcaggaaacCAGAGCAGACATTACTCCTAAGGAAGCCCATGAGTAAGGAGCAGCTTGGTCTGGTGCCAGCTTGCCTAGCCATGACTCACCTATCTCCTCCCCaccactgtttcttttttaatttgaatatgACATCCTCCACTCCCAACCTGATGTATCTGAGTTCCTTCcactccagggctggagctttCCCCAGGTGAGCAAGGGAATTCCATCTTAACCTCCTCCTTACTGACAGTGAAGCAACCCTGCTCTCCATCCCACGTTTTAAGAGCAGCTTTTGAGTTCTTCTGGCTGAGGagatggatttaaaaaaaaaaaaaaaaaaagccacctcGGCATGAATTTTCTACCTCTATCCCTTTCCTTTTTGAAGCCAAGATGAAAGGATTAGCGCTTTATTTGCCATTTAGCCCAGGTGGGCTGCTCTGCTAGCCTCTGCCCCATTTACCATTGTTGCAGCTAACAGCTGTCTGGATTGCAGCGGCTTTTATGAAAAGCCCTGAAATGTGCTACAACCGGGCACCTGGCAATGCTGTACCCATTTGTTCATATTGAAGGAACATGCgaggttttaatttttcatggcAAAGGGAGCTTTTTAATGACTTCAATTAACAGAGAGAAGAACTCCAGTTAGCTCTTGCTATACAAAAGTGTCCACAATGTCATTAAAACGAGATTTACAAGTGTCATAACTCTCAGCAGCATAGTCAACAATATAGCCAATCATTACAACTGAGCACCAAAAGAGAAGAGGGGAATATCATACCAACCAAGGAATTGGATGAAAAGAAAGGAGTATGGGGGAAAGAAggtgcagaggaaaaaagaaaagtcattttttcttttcagtctaaATTGATTTTATTCTACAAAATGCTACTCAGTTAAAAttgtaaaagcaaaaccattGTAATATGTTCTTTCTTTCATAGCAGCAAGCTTTCTCTAACAAGCTTTTTGTTTTAGTGCAAATAGTGTAGGCCTGTAATTCAGTAAAATaacatgaacagaaaagagacaacagcagagagaatgcCTCAGAGCTGAGATTCTTCAGGACTGAAAGAACTATATCAAGATCACCAGGAGCAAAGAAAGGTCCCACTTCAGCAGTCATCTTTAAGAACCTCCTTGGCAGAAACTATTTCATTGCagacaaacaataaaaaagaaaaaccatgaTATAAaacttttgaaggaaaaaaaaaaaaagataatggtGCCCCCAAACCTTCAGTAATCCCCGTGGTCGCCTGTTAATCACTGAGGCTTGATTCCACCTCTGACTCCCGCTTTGCAGCAGCAAAATGCTACTGATGCTTTCAATGTGGCCCCAGGAGAGTGGAATCAGAATCAGGCCCTTTCTGTATCTGAGGATCTTAAAGTAGACTTTAGTGACACGAGTAACATCGCTCTAATAAAGATGCACTATCCCTTACTGATGTTACTTTGAACTACACAGTATATCAAGATATATACAACAGTTTATCCTCTCACTGAGCAAAAACAATTGGATACCTATTTTCTACACATTTTATTATGGTTTTAACATCAAGTAACCACAAACAAGAAAGTGGAATAACCCTTTAATCATACAGGATAGGAGGGGAACAATTAAGTAAAACAGGATGGGATTTTATTATTATCTTGTATTCTGAGATTTGTCCTGAACTCCACCTACTGTTCACAGAGGAATGATAATGCATCTTTTGAAACATAtctctttttacattttatacagacaacaacaaaacccagaatCTTTTATTTAaggaatcaaaaaaaaatattattagcctaaaaaaagaagattgaagtatttttaatgctttctttatTATATCCAAgtcttaaacagaaaaaaaaaagatgtaaacatgataaataaataagaaataaaatttagatTGTTCCCCCCACCTCTTAAAATGTTTGACTTGGCCTTCCTAATGAAAATGCACTTGTGTCATGATAGTAAGATTTCTTACATTTCAGAAGTCTGTTttataatgggaaaaaaagcaacaccaaaaaggaaaaaaaaaaaaaggcaacaaccAAACACCAAGAATGTGAGTTGGGAGGATGTTAAATTAGTGGCGGGCAGATCTGCTGGAGCAGGCACAAGACGGCTGCCTGCCAATAAATAGTAAGAGACCAGGGAGAAGGGAGGTGTCTtaagtttgttttcattttttttcttttcatttaggATGAAGGCCAGGTGGATCCTACACACAGTAAGCAGCAAAATTAAAGGTTCAGATGAACTAAAcagataatttaaataataattataaaaaatgCAACAGACAGCTACTGTCCCCAGCATGTTGGTCCCGAATCCCATCACATCACAAGTAGTTTGAGACTTACCCAGTCTCCACATCTATGAGAAAGGAATATATGAAGGCAATGCCACAACTaggaggggggaaggaggagtaAGGGCAAAACTGGAATGGCAAACATCACCCGGAAGCTGAATGTTTCCTTCAGTGCAGCTGCTACTGCTCCTCCCATTTTGGCATTGATTAATTTATCATGTTATGAGAGGCTTTGTTGAGCCAGTCACTAGGGGGTTGACCCAATACCAGCTGAAATTCCCTGGGTCTTTTTCTATTGACTTAACAACTCTTGGTCAGCACTAGTTATAACAGCTCCCACACTCCCATTACATGCAGAACATGGAGACACTAAATTCAGAGGATTTTGGGGACAGGGAAGACAATCAATTCCCAAAGagcacaccaaaaaaaaaaaaaatgcagggccagaccaaaacagcagcagagctcaaGTTGTACCTGGCTGccagaaaccaaacaaaagtaAGGCTGATccacaaaatacaaaattccaGGAACCAACGATCCCATCACAGACGTCCTCTGAGAGATTTGAGGGACAAaatgggcaggcacaaggtaTTTGGGGCTTTTTCCAAACAGTAGAAAATAATCCTCTTTTTAAGCAGTTTCACATAGTATCAGTATCACAGGACAGGAAAGGGGAGCATCTCATCCTGTGTCTGAGAAGGTCAATGACCAGGCAGGAGGCAGTGGGCAAGGACCAGCTGCAACTCCTTTTGGCAATGATTCAGTGACCAAAAGCAAAGGTAGGTTTTTGTTATTCCACCAGTTAGGTCTGAGGAGGCACCTGACTTCCTGAAACCCCTAGAAGGGATAGATGTTCCTGATCTCCCTGGAGACAGAAATACTGGTCAGCTAACCTCAAAAGTAGCTGTATCACTTTAGGATTCACCACTCGTCAGTGTTGCATTCTGCTAAAAAATGAGTGGAAATGACATGCAGAGACATTTTATTGAACAGCTTTAGATTCTCAACCTGGACTGGCCCAAGCAAGCATTTGGCAAAATGgagacagagaagcagcagtttCACCTAAAGTGATATCATCTACATAAAACCTGAGGAAAAAGAGAATCCTCTGTGCTATCTATGGGAAATTTAAGGTCTACTTTATTAAAAAGGAAGTTTTGATGTATATGTAAGGACAACAGAACTCCTTTATCAATTTTACGTGTCATGTAAGCTGTTTGAAACCTCTAGCACCGGTATAAGGATGAAAGCGTTTAAGCAATAAAGAAAAGAATCCCAATCAGCTTTATGAAGCAAAAATATCActcatatatttatttctggCAGGTTTGGTAAATACTTgggtttaaaaataatagtattaataaaaaaaacaaagtctACCTTTAGAGCCAAAAGTAGTGTCCCTTTGAAATAACTCAAGGAATGGGCAGTGGCCAGGGTTTGAGGGAAGCCAGTTCTGAGGAAAAGTCCACTTCCACAAGACTAAGCCCTATTAATTTCCAGTGGAGTTGGTGGCAACTGCAGCAGTTTTGCATCTCATAGGACTGGCCCTATAATTGTATATTGCATTTCTCCAGGTCCAGCCTGACCAAGAAATACCCTGGTTTCagttgacttaaaaaaaaaaaaaaaaaaagaaaaaatatataaaagaacaagaaaatatcACACCAAAATAAATAGCTGCCACCACAGCTTCAACAGGCAGGACCAAAGAGCCATCCCCTAAGTGGCTTAGCTGGCAAGCTGGGCAATCCTAGTGTGCAAGCTGGGCAATCATGGTTTGTCAGTGCCTTGACATCCACAGGGATTGAGCTTGGCCCCAAGTAGGAATAGGTTACACATGTTACTGTTTTCAGTAGTGAACATCAGCGCTGGAGAGCTTGTGCCCCTGTGAGCACTTAGTAGTAGCAGCCAAGCCCTAAGGCTGGAGAAGACAAGGACCCGGGGCTACAGGAGAGccctctgctttgtttttttttgtcttcaggcCAATCAACACCAAAAACTCCAGATCAAttagaatgcaaaaaaaaaaaaaagaggccaaAGACCGAGGTGCAAATAACACTAATCAATTTTCCTCTGCTGTCAATTTATCATTTGCCAGAGTTTATGGCTAATACAGCTCTCTTCTAGTTCAAAGGGGTCAACACTTCAAACATGCCACTCCTGCCTGATCAGGAGTGCCTTGTGGCCTGTGCTGTTCTGGAGGCTGGACCCCCTACCTTCCCCTCAACCTCGGAATTGGGAATCTCTGAGCAAACAACACCTACCAGTAAGAGCTGGTGGATGCATGCTGCTTTGTTTCCCAACAAGGAAAAAGTCAGCAAGGGTACAACCAGCTAGTTTCACCCCCTTAGCTGCTGCCTGTCTCCATCCTAGATTTATAGACACGTGGTGCCCCCTCTTTTTCGGTAGCATGTTCTGCAAATATGCCCAAGGGGAGGGGAGAATCTCAGAGCTCTGAGTCAGGAGCTCTGATAGGAAGGAAGATGCAATACTCCCTAGACACTGGGTAGCCCAAGAAAAGTAAACAACAAGCAGCAGACGTGATATCCAGCAAACCAGGGTAAGACCCTGCCAAAGACACTGGTaagtgccagcccagcagctttTGATGCTACTTTGGCCCTGAGATGCTAACTTGTTTTTTTGAGGAGCCCAAGGAGACAAACATAtctacattttaaaagagagcctcctgctgtctctgtgccctAGCCTAGAGACTACAagctctgcccttgctgctgagctcttgggctcctcttgatccccctctctccccatcctcccagcTGTCCCCCTCCTGTCTGGGCAACCTATATGTTTCCCGCAGCCGCTCCCAAGAGGAAAGATCCTAACAAGCCTTTAGAGTTCAGAGCAACTGGATGAAATGTAATGGGATCGACAACATCAGAAATGataagcagagagagagagagggcaAGAGAGAAGCTGTAAGATCAACTAACCAGAATGATTTAAGCACAGAGCACAACTGATCAGATCAATCCACAAAGGAAAGGGATGACTAGCAACTGTCTGCAGCTCGCCTTCAGTTCCAGCCAGGAGTGCTCCCCAAGTCCACTATGGCCACAAAGAGGTTTTCATAGGCAGTCCCTACAGAGGGAACAGCACCCTCTCCAAACAGTCCTGGCATGTCAGTCCCACCCTTGCCGTTGCCTGCCTCCAGGGAGCTGGCGTTGGTCCTCACTCTCTTTCCTGGAGCTGTAGCACTTCCCCATCCTTGTTCTTGCTGCCCTTGTGCTTGAACGATCCTGTGCCTGTCTCTAATCCCATGGAGGGGGACTCCCCCCATGGTACTGTGGGTGGATGTAACACACTGGCAAAATGGGGGACTGCAGGGGGATTACAATGCCAGCAAGGTGGGAGAGTTCAAGGAATCCGAGGACTGgtccccgctgctgctgctcctccggtGAGCTTTGGAGCAGGACTCagaaggggagagaggagacTCCTGATCTAACACGTTGGGGTAGGTGAACACCAAGTTGGAGGAGCCAGGAGTGATGGCTGGTGTTGAGGTCACCACGATGGGAGTGTTGAGTGCCTCCTCCCCATAAAAACCTCCAGCAATGCTGATGGGCTTAATGACAGACCTCTGGGCTTTGTCAAGGACCAAAGAGGAAGATGGGATCTCTTCTTCCACAGGCTCCTGCTTCACCACCACTGCTCCACTTGTTCCAGTCCTAACGCTCTGGAGGCTGCTTGATGGTGGGCTCCGACGTTCCTCGGGGCTGATTTTGCACACAGGGCTGTGAGCCACCAGCATAAactccagcttctccttctccttctggaGCTCAGCAATCTCCTTTTGCAGCACTgacttctcctcctccagcacttCAGTTTCCTGTAGACAAAAggggaataaataaataccaaaGGCTCTGGAACTACTCCTCACCTGGACCATGGCCATCAAGTCCAGGTCCCATCTGGCACAGACAGATACACCCCAGACTCTTCATGAGCCGAGCAGGCACCAGGTCATTGCCAGTTGAGCATCTTGTGTTTCATGTGTCTACTAGTAGGCTATTCCCAAACTTCACCAAACTAAGGGTTATAAATAATCTTCTCATAAACTCACCCTAATTTTCTGATGGCCAGCTTCTGCCATTCTGTCTTGGCCCATGACTTCAGTCTTCTCTCTTGTTCTGCCTGACAGATATCTTAGCGGAGAGGACCCAGATCTCCTCTCACTGTTTTTTGTGTTGAGCTAATCATATTCTTTTCACTTAGACAAGAGTTAGTGTATAGCAATCtctaaaatgtttctttctgtaGTGCGTATTCCAGATTAGGTCCGACACTTGCCTGACTCTTGCCCAAATGACTAACACTTTTGTCTCCACTGGATGTAACCCTTGATGCATCCTACGATTAATACATTTACCTTTCCCATGGTCACATAGCACTGATGCCTCATAGTCAATCTGTGAGCAATTAGTACTTTCCCATATGAGGAACTCATAATTTCACAAAGAACTCACCCTCATTCCTTCAGGATATGACTTCCCACTTTGCACTCCTCTCACTTCTATTACTTTAGTCATGACATTTCTATAGGATGTCCTGCCTCCCCTAACTGagaacacctcctgaattctAGTCAGAAGCACATTTCACTGGTGTGctttcactgctgctgctgtgcttgttAACAAGATCACTGGATAAAACCAGCCCCAGGCTGGTCCTTGAGCAGAAGCACTGGAGCTTTCCCTTCAGCCTCTTTCAACACAACCCATCCTTGCCTCCTCTTCAACCAGTCCCTTACCCACCCCTCGGTTCCTACGCTCAGCCCTACCTTCTCTATCTTAGCTATTACCCCTGAGGCAGTAGGGCACACATCTCTCCAGTGCTTCCTTTTTGAAGGATGGCAGTTACCCCCACCCCATGCTCAAAGAAAGGTTAAGCCTAAAGGATGTAGCTTTGATAGGTACACATAACATCTGCCTTGTTTTCTACTGCTTTTAGATGAGCCTTCCTCTTCAGTGCTTTTGTCCTTAGAGCCTGCTTTTGAGGCACACAGCACCTTTATTTTCACTGATGGAAGACCAGAGTCAAGCGGACTCACGCTAGTTGGGAAGCCAGAAGCGAAGAGAGCTCCTAGGACATTCTGGACACTCAGTAAGGAGAATTTAGGGTCCTGAGCTCCAAGCCCAAGTCCTCCTCATCCTCCAACCACTATTGATGTAGGAGCAATGCTACTGGGCAGCCTTGGAAGGGGAAGGCAGAGTGTGTTGTGAAGCATCTTCCTTGAACATGCTAGGGGAGGAAGAACAATGCCCTTCGAACTCGTCCAAAGGGCAGGAGACAAGGAAGGAGAAATGTATGCAGAGCACGTACCGCCTGGAGTTTCTCTGTTAGCTCTCGACGCCTGTTACGACACTTAGCAGCTGCCAATTTGTTCCTCTCTCTCCGGATCCTTcgcttctcttcttcctcaggcGACAGCTGTGGGCAAGTGCCAAGAAAATCTACAATCAGATCTGATGAAGGCATTCCTTTAAGTTTGTGAGGATTTAACCGcaatgcaaaggaaaaaggCCTGATCCAGCaggatgctgagcactccccctCTTCACTGATGTCAGCAGAAGATGAAAGCACACAGTATCTCTGCCTGCACTAGATCTTAGCAGAAGGGTGAGGAGAAGATGGAGCAGGGCGCAGGGAGAAGATTGTGTAAGAGGACAGTGAATCTGCACCAAGGCCAAACAGATAAAAGATGCTCTGATTGTTTCACAACTTGGGTGGTACGTTAAGCAAAACCAGAGCATGATGTTGTAAGTGCCTCTTTCTTGAAAGAAAGTATCTGCTGTTTCCCACACAATAATAGTTGCTTGCTTGAAGGTCGGGGATGGGGTAGAGGGGGAGACAGGGAAAACAGCAGAGCTCCCATGGAGTCCGTGAAGCAACAATGATTTATATTACTCAAAAATTTGACCTCAAATTTTTGAGCACTCAGCTAGATAACATACTGCTTCTTGCATCAGCAGGCAAGGCTCCAGTGATACCAAGGGCTTCCTGAGGCCAGCTGATATCCTCACTGATGTAAATCAGGAGCAATTCCATAGCAATCCATCCAGCTACGCTCTTGCGAAACAGAGGAAGTGAGCAGGAGCCCACAAGATCTGGTCAAGTTATGCCTAGCTTTTGGGGTTTGAGACAAGGTTTTACaaatcccagcagcagcagatagGTTTGTGCCTCTGCCAAGGCCGGGGAGCCAGTAGAACAGCACATGGAGAGGGTGAGTGTAGCCCAgctctctgctgcagcacatgGCTTGCAGGAGCCGGCGCAAACAGACCACCACGGGGATTCGGGGCATATGTTCAGCTGTGCATCCTCCTCCGCTGGGGATCAACCTCATGCCCTGGACTTCAGCCTCACCAAGCTGGTGTGTGCTGCAGGGGCTCTGGGCTAGTGACTGCAAACAAAAGTGAAACCTTGACACCCTGCAAAGCAAGTGTCAGGTCTCACAGCACGTGCCAGCAGAGAATGGAAAGAAACCCCTTTTCACAGAAGCTTTCGGTTTTAACATCTTCATGGACTCTACATGTTGCAAATGAGACATTAATCCTTTTaccagcttttctttttattgttagTTTTACTCTAACCTCAGTCTGGGTTGTTTTGGCTTCCTCTATCTCCTTAATTTTGATGTTTGGTGTTTCAGTGAATTTACTTCAGCCTCTGGGCATTCAGCTTgctcatttctgcttttttcaggATCTGAATTGTGCCGGTGATTTCACCTGCATGTAATGCGAGCCCCTGGATGCTCACTGAGCAACACAAGCGCTTCTAGGACTGCAAGACACAGGATTTAGGCCCAAAAACTTTTCCATCAGCAGATCACAGTGCTCCATTTTAGGGTGGAGAGTACCTCCATTCTGCTGGGCAGCATATTTCCCCCAGTAAGGAGCCCCTGCAGGCCCCACTCTCCCCTCTACAGCTCTGTCCACTCCCTTTCCAGCCCAGATGTGTGCAGGGTAAAAAAGGATTTGTACACAAGTATCTACAGTATTGCAAAGCACTAAGTATGCACACAGAAGCTATGCTGACTAGGGGCCTCTGTGCACAGTTTTCAAGAGCCCTTTCATGTTTCAGAAGCACAGATCTCATTGAAATATGTTGGGAGCAAAATTTCTCCTCCCAGAGCCTTCagtcattttaaaattatctgtttcAGAGGCTCTgccttgtaaaaaaaaaaaaaaaaaaaatctcagacaGGCCTGAAACCCCTAATCTAGACGTTCTTAATATTTTACCAGGTCTAAAAAGGAATATTCCGTCAGTGGTTGCTGGACTTGTTTGAAAGCAGTTGGATTTGGCACTCTTCGTGCCCCTGCTGTACGCGTTATCCATAGCTTGTCCAAGCCCAATACGTGCATTCACTGTCAGGAACATTCATCAAAACAGGCTCTTTTCATAAAGTGTTACACAATGTTTTCCAAAAAGGCACTCCGATGTGGTGTTCAAAGCACCAACAGTGGAAACCTGAGCCAAAGAGCCACGGTAAAGTGCCCGGGTACTGCCTTAGCACGTGTCTAATCAAAAGGACTTGGCTTTGAATGACCCACAATGAACGCCTTGCAAACAAGCCACAGGCCAGGAATTGCTTGGCAGGCATCCTTCAGCAAATAACTCTGAACAACAAATAAAGCAGAGAATATGGTGATCTCTTCACGGCCAATTTGTGAGCACAGAGGCAGCATTTGTCAAACAAATTAGTTGTTGCTAATTATTCCTCCAGTTCTCGTGAGACCTTCCTTGCCTTTGGACACCAGCCTTGCACGCAGGAAACTGGGAAATAGCTCCAGCTGATGGAAAGGGCTGGCACGTACACACCCACCACGGCTGCCCCATTCTTCCTCCCAAAAATGGGTCCTCAGTGCACCCATAccagctccctgtgcagagGTACTGCTAAACTCTGACTTTAACCTCTTAGGTCTAAACCAGACAGCAACTTCACATAAAATAATCGGACAGTGAATCAAAACAGATGACGTGGAAGTAAAAGTAGGGCTGGTGAGACTTATTGGAAACAGCCCTCACACAGTAGTGTGTGCTCTTGTATGGAGGGTGTGCAGTGCGTCTCATTACACTGCTCTGCAGCAACCCACACAACTGCTGCTTGGGAACAATTTGGGGAGATCTAGTTtattcagatatatttttttaaaaaaagaaatcagccTAGCAGTGTGAATAGTTGTTCACCAGACAGCCCTGGGGAAGGCTGTTTCTTACTAAGAAAGAGATCAACTAAGAAGAGATCGACAGGGCTGAAAGGATCTCCAGAAGATGAGGTGCCTGCACCTGGTCTACCTCCCTGCAGATCCAGGGTGCCAGCTTGATAATCTCATCAGGAGGTTGAGCACAGGGTAGCAGTGGTACAAGCCACCCCATCTCAGTTATGAAAATACCACCGGGtttgaagcagaaaaatctCTTAGAGGATCCCCACCTCACTTCTGCAAAAAGATCAAGCAATTGCATATTTGTAGTGGGAACATGGATTTGGACCCCAGATATTCAGATATTTTGCTGCTAGAGCTGAGGTGCTCTAGAGAGGCTGTTCCTCCCTGTATGATGCTGGCTGGTACTGGGGGTATCACACAAATTGAGA
This DNA window, taken from Pseudopipra pipra isolate bDixPip1 chromosome 3, bDixPip1.hap1, whole genome shotgun sequence, encodes the following:
- the FOSL2 gene encoding fos-related antigen 2 codes for the protein MYQDYPGNFDTSSRGSSGSPGHPETYSSGAAQQKFRVDMPGSGSAFIPTINAITTSQDLQWMVQPTVITSMSSPYSRSHPYSHPLPPLSSVAGHTALQRPGVIKTIGTTVGRRRRDEQLSPEEEEKRRIRRERNKLAAAKCRNRRRELTEKLQAETEVLEEEKSVLQKEIAELQKEKEKLEFMLVAHSPVCKISPEERRSPPSSSLQSVRTGTSGAVVVKQEPVEEEIPSSSLVLDKAQRSVIKPISIAGGFYGEEALNTPIVVTSTPAITPGSSNLVFTYPNVLDQESPLSPSESCSKAHRRSSSSGDQSSDSLNSPTLLAL